A region of Streptomyces cinnamoneus DNA encodes the following proteins:
- a CDS encoding phenylacetate--CoA ligase family protein yields MPVHQLSDLIRYSRHNSPFYSALYAHLPPEADRLADLPVVDQDAFWKANTLHGNRVLTGPLAEAVVYKTGGTTGAPKFSCYTREEWREFVTAFGQGLVEAGLRPGHRVADLFYAGELYASFLFVLDSLAHAPVDNVRLPIGGGAPLETTVPTLEDFAAEVVAGTPTTLCRLAEHVIATGRQLPSVELLFFGGEALFDDQRRLLAAAFPHAEARSLGYASVDAGLLGRPVPGPDPRVHRAFTPHTVVEILDETTGEVIDEPGRPGRVVVTQLYRKLMPVIRYPAGDRAEWADPEAGHFRILGRAEEGVRVGPVSLYSQDALDAVAEADTEGRITGTQLVVRRWDGRDGLVLRLATAPGDDDPAGLEVLAKAVVTELDEARPLYPDSVRAGHVHPLAVEWARHGDLVVNPRSGKLVRVIDERPTA; encoded by the coding sequence ATGCCCGTCCATCAGCTATCGGATCTCATTCGTTATAGCCGCCATAACTCTCCCTTTTACTCGGCGCTCTACGCGCATCTGCCTCCGGAGGCCGACCGGCTCGCCGACCTTCCCGTCGTCGACCAGGACGCCTTCTGGAAGGCCAACACCCTCCACGGCAACCGCGTCCTGACCGGGCCCCTCGCCGAAGCGGTCGTCTACAAGACCGGCGGAACCACCGGGGCGCCGAAGTTCTCCTGCTACACCCGGGAGGAATGGCGGGAGTTCGTCACCGCCTTCGGCCAGGGGCTCGTCGAAGCGGGCCTGCGCCCCGGCCACCGGGTGGCGGACCTGTTCTACGCGGGCGAGCTCTACGCCAGCTTCCTCTTCGTCCTGGACTCGCTCGCCCACGCCCCCGTCGACAACGTGCGCCTTCCCATCGGCGGCGGGGCACCCCTGGAGACCACCGTCCCCACGCTGGAGGACTTCGCCGCCGAGGTCGTCGCGGGCACCCCGACCACCCTGTGCCGGCTCGCCGAGCACGTGATCGCGACGGGACGTCAGCTTCCCTCGGTCGAGCTGTTGTTCTTCGGCGGCGAGGCGCTCTTCGACGACCAGCGCCGTCTGCTCGCCGCCGCCTTCCCGCACGCCGAAGCGCGGTCCCTCGGCTACGCCAGCGTCGACGCCGGCCTCCTCGGCCGCCCCGTACCGGGCCCCGACCCCCGTGTGCACCGCGCCTTCACCCCGCACACCGTCGTCGAGATCCTCGACGAGACGACCGGCGAGGTCATCGACGAGCCCGGCCGCCCCGGCCGCGTCGTGGTGACCCAGCTCTACCGCAAGCTCATGCCCGTCATCCGCTACCCCGCCGGCGACCGTGCCGAATGGGCCGACCCCGAGGCCGGGCACTTCCGCATCCTCGGCCGCGCCGAGGAAGGCGTGCGGGTGGGCCCCGTGTCCCTGTACTCCCAGGACGCCCTCGACGCCGTCGCCGAGGCCGACACCGAAGGCCGCATCACCGGCACCCAGCTCGTGGTGCGCCGCTGGGACGGCCGCGACGGGCTCGTGCTGCGCCTGGCCACCGCCCCCGGCGACGACGACCCGGCCGGCCTGGAGGTCCTCGCCAAGGCGGTCGTCACCGAGCTGGACGAAGCCCGGCCGCTGTACCCCGACAGCGTGCGCGCCGGCCACGTCCACCCGCTCGCCGTCGAGTGGGCCCGCCACGGCGACCTGGTCGTCAACCCCCGCTCCGGCAAGCTCGTCCGCGTCATCGACGAGAGGCCGACCGCATGA